A portion of the Pseudarthrobacter sp. L1SW genome contains these proteins:
- a CDS encoding PAC2 family protein, with protein MNSFEGDTAEPGAGPEQERFLQPVADGQRVTVMLAAFEGWNDAGEAASDSLRYLNKLWGGKKVASIDADEYYDFQFTRPTVRRNAAGERKIKWPSTRIYKASAPDSNVDVIFVQGTEPSYKWRAYTAELLVHAEALNVDYVVLVGALLADVPHSRPIPVSTSSDDAPLRERMNLEASQYEGPVGIVGVLSEVALLAGLPTVSLWAAVPHYVAQAPSPKAQLALLHRIEELLQVPLDTHELAEEADAWERGVDELATEDPEIAAYVRQLEEAKDTADLPEATGESIAREFERYLKRRGQDRP; from the coding sequence ATGAATAGCTTCGAGGGAGACACCGCCGAACCGGGTGCCGGACCCGAACAGGAGCGGTTCCTGCAGCCGGTCGCTGACGGACAGCGCGTGACAGTGATGCTTGCCGCCTTTGAAGGCTGGAACGACGCCGGGGAAGCGGCGAGTGACTCGTTGCGCTACCTGAACAAACTGTGGGGCGGCAAGAAGGTGGCGTCCATAGACGCGGACGAGTATTACGACTTCCAGTTCACGCGGCCTACCGTCCGCCGTAATGCTGCCGGTGAACGCAAAATCAAGTGGCCCTCAACGCGGATTTACAAGGCCAGCGCGCCGGATTCGAACGTGGACGTCATTTTTGTCCAGGGGACCGAGCCGTCCTACAAGTGGCGTGCCTACACCGCGGAGCTCCTGGTGCACGCCGAGGCGCTGAATGTTGACTATGTTGTCCTGGTCGGGGCGCTGCTGGCGGATGTTCCGCACAGCAGGCCCATTCCGGTCAGCACCTCTTCTGATGACGCCCCGCTGCGGGAGCGCATGAACCTGGAAGCTTCGCAGTATGAAGGCCCGGTGGGAATCGTTGGCGTGCTCTCGGAGGTGGCCCTGCTGGCGGGACTCCCCACCGTCTCGCTCTGGGCGGCAGTCCCCCACTATGTCGCCCAGGCGCCGTCGCCGAAAGCGCAGCTGGCGCTCCTGCACCGCATCGAGGAGCTGCTTCAGGTGCCGCTGGACACCCACGAGCTGGCAGAGGAGGCAGATGCCTGGGAACGGGGAGTGGACGAACTCGCCACGGAAGATCCCGAAATCGCCGCGTATGTCCGCCAGCTGGAGGAAGCCAAGGACACGGCGGACCTTCCCGAAGCTACCGGTGAATCAATTGCCCGCGAGTTTGAGCGCTATCTCAAGCGGCGGGGCCAGGACCGCCCCTGA
- a CDS encoding aldo/keto reductase, translating to MQQRYVGNSGLRVSALSLGTMSWAGETDEQDASELLRTFLNAGGRHVDTAASYADGRSEALIGSMLGDVVARTEISISTKAGMTTPDGRRGVDTSRNAMLTGLDASLARLGTDYVDIWFAQAWDRNVPLEETLSALEFALRTGRARYVGVSNFNGWQAAKAAAIAGFPLVAAQAEYSFLQRRPEAELIPAVEDAGMGLMAWAPLGRGVLTGKYRGSIPSGSRAASATEAGYVEPYLEEQPSRTVEAVCMAAKGLGRTPQDVALSWLLSQHGVATAIVGPRTPAQLKELVDAQLTPLPPEIARALEDVSAQH from the coding sequence ATGCAGCAGCGCTACGTCGGCAACAGTGGATTGCGAGTTTCCGCCCTTTCCCTCGGCACCATGTCCTGGGCCGGCGAAACGGACGAACAGGACGCCTCTGAGTTGTTGCGCACCTTCCTCAATGCCGGCGGCCGGCACGTCGATACCGCTGCCTCGTACGCGGACGGACGTTCGGAGGCGTTGATCGGTTCCATGCTGGGCGACGTGGTGGCCCGGACGGAGATTTCCATCTCCACCAAAGCGGGAATGACGACGCCCGATGGCCGCCGCGGCGTGGACACGTCGCGCAACGCGATGCTCACCGGCCTTGACGCCAGCCTCGCGAGGCTGGGCACCGACTACGTGGATATCTGGTTCGCGCAGGCCTGGGACCGCAATGTGCCTTTGGAGGAGACGTTGTCCGCTCTGGAGTTCGCTCTCCGCACCGGCCGCGCACGGTATGTGGGGGTTTCCAACTTCAATGGCTGGCAGGCGGCGAAGGCGGCAGCCATCGCCGGTTTCCCCCTTGTGGCCGCGCAGGCGGAGTACTCGTTCCTGCAGCGCAGGCCTGAAGCCGAACTGATTCCTGCTGTTGAGGACGCCGGTATGGGCCTCATGGCGTGGGCACCGCTTGGCCGCGGTGTACTGACGGGCAAGTACCGCGGCAGCATACCGTCCGGATCAAGGGCAGCCTCCGCAACCGAGGCCGGGTACGTTGAGCCGTACCTGGAGGAGCAGCCGTCCCGGACGGTGGAAGCTGTCTGCATGGCCGCCAAAGGCCTGGGACGGACACCCCAGGACGTAGCCCTCAGCTGGCTCCTGTCCCAGCACGGTGTTGCCACGGCGATCGTGGGCCCACGGACGCCTGCCCAGCTGAAGGAACTGGTGGATGCGCAGCTCACCCCGCTGCCGCCTGAAATTGCCAGGGCCCTGGAGGACGTGTCAGCGCAGCATTAG
- the mshC gene encoding cysteine--1-D-myo-inosityl 2-amino-2-deoxy-alpha-D-glucopyranoside ligase yields MKSWISRPVPDVPGSMPALRLFDTALGREVVLEDEGRPSMYVCGITPYDATHMGHAASYVAFDLLNRAWRDAGHEVDYVQNVTDVDDPLLERATATGVDWQELAASQIELFQTDMEALNVLAPDHYVGAVESIGLIVPEVERLVSLGLAYKVQGTNGEPDGDVYYDVEAAGKQSVAPDAWTLGCISGLAESEMLELFAERGGDPGRAGKRQALDPLLWRVEREGEPSWPGGSLGAGRPGWHIECTVIAQKYLPSPFTVQGGGSDLIFPHHEMGAGHAYSLAGVPLARHYAHAGMVGLDGEKMSKSKGNLVLVSKLRAAGEDPAAIRLGILAHHYRSDWSWTEDGFQDAKSALAAWRSALAHAPEGSALPLIAEMRAALAADLDAPAAVAAVSRWAELANNAAGPASPADQAMVKAAVDALLGVVL; encoded by the coding sequence GTGAAATCCTGGATATCCCGCCCCGTTCCCGACGTGCCCGGAAGCATGCCCGCGCTCCGGCTGTTCGACACCGCTTTGGGGCGCGAGGTCGTCCTGGAAGACGAGGGACGCCCCTCCATGTATGTCTGCGGCATCACGCCGTACGACGCCACCCACATGGGGCACGCCGCCAGCTACGTGGCGTTTGACCTCCTGAACCGGGCCTGGCGGGACGCCGGCCACGAGGTCGACTACGTACAGAACGTCACTGACGTCGACGATCCGCTCCTGGAACGGGCCACGGCCACCGGTGTTGACTGGCAGGAGCTCGCCGCCAGCCAGATTGAGCTCTTCCAGACGGATATGGAAGCACTCAACGTCCTCGCTCCGGACCACTACGTGGGCGCGGTGGAATCCATCGGCCTGATAGTTCCGGAGGTGGAACGCCTTGTCAGCCTGGGGCTGGCGTACAAGGTGCAGGGCACCAACGGCGAGCCTGACGGAGATGTCTATTACGACGTCGAAGCGGCCGGCAAGCAGTCCGTCGCACCGGACGCGTGGACACTTGGATGCATCTCCGGGCTGGCCGAGAGCGAAATGCTTGAGCTGTTCGCGGAACGCGGCGGCGACCCCGGACGGGCAGGAAAGCGGCAGGCACTTGATCCGCTGCTGTGGCGGGTGGAACGCGAAGGTGAGCCGAGCTGGCCTGGCGGCAGCCTGGGCGCCGGCAGGCCCGGCTGGCACATTGAGTGCACGGTGATCGCACAAAAATACCTGCCCTCGCCGTTCACCGTTCAGGGCGGCGGCTCGGACCTGATCTTCCCGCACCACGAGATGGGTGCCGGCCACGCCTATTCACTTGCCGGCGTTCCGCTCGCCCGGCACTACGCCCACGCGGGCATGGTGGGCCTGGACGGCGAGAAAATGAGCAAGTCCAAAGGCAACCTGGTGCTCGTGTCGAAACTCCGGGCAGCGGGGGAGGACCCCGCCGCCATCCGCCTCGGCATCCTTGCCCACCATTACCGCTCCGACTGGTCCTGGACGGAAGATGGATTCCAGGACGCAAAGTCGGCCCTGGCCGCGTGGCGCAGTGCGCTGGCCCACGCTCCCGAGGGGTCTGCCCTCCCGCTTATCGCAGAGATGCGGGCAGCGCTGGCCGCCGACCTGGATGCCCCGGCTGCCGTCGCTGCAGTATCCCGCTGGGCGGAGTTGGCCAACAACGCCGCCGGGCCGGCAAGTCCTGCGGACCAGGCCATGGTCAAGGCCGCGGTGGACGCCCTGCTTGGTGTGGTTCTCTAG
- a CDS encoding undecaprenyl-diphosphate phosphatase, translating to MNWFEAALLGLVQGLTEFLPISSSAHLRIVGQFLPNAEDPGAAFTAITQLGTETAVLIYFWRDIVRIVKAWAGSLTGKVSRQDPDARMGWLVILGSLPIVILGLLFQDQIESVLRSMWIVATMLIVFGLILAVADAVGRQERDLSRLTYKHGILYGFAQAMALIPGVSRSGGTITAGLLMGYTREAAARYSFLLAIPAVFGSGLFQLYKTVSKEGITGPYGLPETALATVIALVVGYIIIGWFLKFVSTRSYRLFVWYRIFLGLALYLLLGFNVISA from the coding sequence GTGAACTGGTTTGAGGCGGCCCTGCTGGGCCTAGTGCAGGGACTGACCGAATTCCTTCCGATTTCATCGAGCGCGCATCTTCGGATTGTGGGGCAGTTCCTGCCCAATGCCGAGGATCCCGGCGCCGCTTTCACCGCCATCACCCAGCTGGGAACCGAGACGGCGGTGCTCATCTACTTCTGGCGGGACATCGTCCGGATCGTGAAGGCCTGGGCCGGTTCACTCACCGGAAAAGTCTCCCGGCAGGACCCGGATGCCCGGATGGGCTGGCTTGTCATTCTGGGCAGCCTCCCCATCGTGATCCTTGGCCTGCTGTTCCAGGACCAGATCGAATCAGTGCTCCGCAGCATGTGGATCGTGGCCACCATGCTGATTGTATTCGGCCTTATCCTGGCGGTTGCCGATGCCGTGGGCAGGCAGGAACGCGACTTGAGCCGCCTGACGTACAAGCACGGCATCCTCTACGGCTTCGCCCAGGCCATGGCCCTGATCCCCGGCGTGTCCCGGTCCGGCGGCACCATCACCGCCGGCCTCCTGATGGGCTACACCCGTGAAGCGGCTGCACGGTACTCCTTCCTGCTGGCCATTCCAGCTGTTTTCGGCAGCGGCCTCTTCCAGCTGTACAAGACGGTGTCCAAGGAAGGCATTACCGGCCCCTACGGTTTGCCGGAAACCGCCCTTGCCACCGTCATCGCCCTGGTGGTGGGCTACATCATCATCGGCTGGTTCCTGAAGTTCGTTTCCACGCGCAGCTACCGGCTGTTCGTCTGGTACCGGATCTTCCTGGGGCTGGCGCTGTACCTCCTGCTCGGTTTCAATGTCATCAGCGCCTAG
- a CDS encoding tRNA (adenine-N1)-methyltransferase — protein sequence MSSETAVNEATAASGQSGTAAGGPQPVGAARRRGPFREGERVQLTDERGRMNTITLEGGGAFHTHRGFLNHDDIIGKVDGSVVVNNVGQQYQTLRPLLSDFVLSMPRGAAVVYPKDAGQIVTMADIFPGARVVEAGVGSGALSISLLRAVGDQGYLHSFERREEFADIARGNVETIFGGPHPAWQISLGDFQDEVVRSEAPGSVDRVVLDMLAPWECLDAVATVLAPGGVWINYVATVTQLSRTAEAIRADGRFTEPDAWESLVRGWHLEGLAVRPDHRMVAHTGFLLVTRRLADGVTGISVKRRPSKTDFNEEDVNAWTPGAVGERQVSDKKLRRAARDAIAGTNVKDEPEVTK from the coding sequence ATGAGCAGCGAAACTGCCGTCAACGAGGCCACAGCAGCCTCCGGCCAGTCCGGAACTGCCGCCGGCGGCCCGCAGCCCGTGGGCGCCGCCCGCCGTCGTGGTCCCTTCCGCGAAGGCGAGCGTGTCCAGTTGACCGACGAGCGCGGCCGCATGAACACCATCACTCTTGAGGGCGGCGGAGCGTTCCACACGCACCGGGGCTTCCTGAACCACGATGACATCATCGGCAAGGTGGACGGCTCGGTGGTTGTCAACAACGTTGGCCAGCAGTACCAGACCCTGCGCCCCCTGCTCTCCGACTTCGTCCTGTCCATGCCGCGCGGAGCCGCAGTGGTGTATCCCAAGGACGCCGGACAGATCGTGACGATGGCCGATATCTTCCCCGGTGCCCGCGTCGTGGAAGCGGGCGTGGGCTCCGGCGCCCTGTCAATCTCCCTGCTCCGCGCGGTCGGCGACCAAGGGTACCTCCACTCTTTCGAGCGCCGCGAGGAATTCGCGGACATCGCCCGCGGCAACGTCGAGACGATTTTCGGCGGGCCGCACCCCGCGTGGCAGATCTCCCTGGGCGACTTCCAGGACGAGGTTGTCCGGAGCGAGGCGCCGGGTTCCGTGGACCGGGTGGTCCTGGACATGCTGGCTCCCTGGGAATGCCTGGATGCGGTGGCCACCGTCCTGGCACCCGGCGGCGTCTGGATCAACTACGTGGCCACCGTTACCCAGCTTTCGCGCACTGCCGAAGCCATTCGGGCGGACGGCCGGTTCACTGAACCCGATGCGTGGGAATCCCTGGTGCGGGGCTGGCACCTCGAAGGACTCGCCGTCCGGCCGGACCACCGGATGGTGGCGCATACGGGGTTCCTGCTGGTAACCCGGCGCCTCGCCGACGGCGTTACCGGCATCTCCGTAAAGCGACGCCCCTCCAAAACCGACTTCAATGAAGAGGACGTCAACGCCTGGACGCCGGGCGCGGTGGGGGAACGGCAGGTCTCCGACAAGAAGCTCCGGCGAGCCGCGCGGGACGCCATCGCCGGAACGAACGTCAAGGATGAGCCCGAGGTCACGAAGTAG
- a CDS encoding site-2 protease family protein, whose translation MAETGAPSRREGIPLGRIAGVPVVLAYSWFVIAAFTVIVYGPVLGQENPALGASAYIVAFAYAVLLLVSVLVHELAHALTARIYGWPTQKIVLNLWGGHTQFESFTATPGRSVLVALAGPAANFVLAAGAWLVLGTAPLGSVAEILTNIFMWANFLIAVFNVLPGLPLDGGRLVESVVWKVTGSQAKGTVAAGWGGRIIVVAICYWFIARPLLAGASPDFSLLMITVLVGSFLWMGASASIQQGTLRGRLHLVSAAGLSTPATGLPATATVEEALRHDGAGASCLVVCGPDGRPEGVVDAAALSSVPAHAAASTPITAVSFALAPGAYVPEWSKGQELLQFLSQLEGRHYAVVDHNGKVTGLLSQDAVLAAITGKPRRPDTRRQGQNR comes from the coding sequence GTGGCTGAAACCGGTGCGCCGAGCCGGCGCGAGGGCATCCCGCTGGGGAGGATCGCCGGCGTGCCGGTGGTGCTCGCGTATTCGTGGTTTGTCATCGCCGCCTTCACGGTGATCGTGTATGGCCCCGTCCTGGGTCAGGAGAACCCGGCGCTCGGCGCCAGCGCGTACATCGTGGCGTTCGCCTACGCCGTCCTGCTCCTCGTCTCAGTCCTGGTCCACGAGCTCGCCCACGCCCTGACCGCGAGAATCTACGGCTGGCCGACGCAAAAGATTGTGCTCAACCTCTGGGGCGGGCACACCCAGTTCGAGAGCTTTACCGCCACGCCGGGACGGTCGGTTCTGGTGGCACTTGCCGGGCCCGCCGCGAACTTCGTCCTGGCCGCCGGCGCCTGGCTGGTGCTCGGCACGGCGCCCCTCGGCAGCGTTGCCGAAATCCTCACCAATATCTTCATGTGGGCGAACTTCCTGATTGCCGTGTTCAACGTGCTCCCGGGACTTCCCCTTGACGGAGGGCGCCTGGTCGAATCCGTCGTATGGAAAGTAACCGGAAGCCAGGCAAAGGGTACTGTGGCCGCTGGCTGGGGCGGCCGCATCATAGTCGTCGCCATCTGTTACTGGTTTATTGCCCGGCCGCTGCTGGCCGGAGCGTCCCCGGACTTCAGCCTGCTGATGATCACCGTCCTGGTAGGCAGCTTCCTTTGGATGGGGGCCTCGGCTTCCATCCAGCAGGGAACCCTCCGCGGGCGGCTCCACCTTGTCAGCGCCGCAGGCCTTTCGACGCCGGCCACCGGGCTGCCCGCCACAGCAACCGTGGAGGAAGCCCTCCGGCATGATGGTGCGGGCGCTTCATGCCTGGTGGTCTGCGGGCCGGATGGCCGGCCGGAGGGAGTTGTGGATGCCGCCGCCCTGTCCTCGGTTCCTGCACACGCCGCCGCGTCAACCCCCATCACGGCTGTTTCCTTCGCCCTGGCACCAGGCGCCTACGTTCCTGAGTGGTCGAAGGGGCAGGAGCTGCTCCAGTTCCTGTCCCAGCTCGAAGGGCGGCACTACGCTGTGGTGGACCACAATGGCAAGGTGACCGGACTTCTTTCCCAGGACGCAGTCCTGGCTGCCATCACCGGAAAACCCCGGCGGCCGGATACACGCCGGCAGGGCCAAAACCGGTAG
- a CDS encoding HAD family phosphatase produces MRLPADSSPLKAVLWDMDGTIVDTEPYWIAAEHALVEAHGGTWSHEQAMQLVGQSLTFSAGILQEAGVDLEIREIIDTLTGAVISSVQRQVPWRPGARELLEELHLAGVRCALVTMSEGPLARQVVASLPRPYFEVLVTGDTVAQGKPHPEAYLTAVEWLQDSDPDLAIHHCVALEDSGPGVAAAVASGVATVAIPHIVPLPEDDRYTLWDSLSGRSVTDLESLVLAGPASNGFVPASARPLGISGG; encoded by the coding sequence ATGCGATTGCCAGCCGACAGTTCCCCGCTCAAAGCCGTCCTATGGGACATGGACGGGACGATTGTTGACACGGAGCCCTACTGGATTGCTGCCGAGCATGCACTGGTGGAAGCCCACGGCGGAACCTGGTCCCACGAGCAGGCCATGCAGTTGGTGGGACAGTCGTTGACCTTTTCCGCGGGCATCCTGCAGGAGGCCGGCGTCGACCTTGAAATACGCGAGATCATCGACACCCTGACCGGGGCCGTCATCAGCAGCGTGCAACGCCAGGTGCCGTGGCGGCCGGGTGCGCGCGAACTCCTCGAAGAACTTCACCTTGCGGGGGTGCGCTGCGCCCTGGTCACCATGTCCGAGGGCCCGCTGGCCCGCCAGGTAGTGGCCAGCCTTCCGCGGCCCTACTTCGAAGTCCTCGTAACCGGAGACACTGTCGCCCAGGGCAAGCCGCACCCGGAGGCGTACCTGACCGCCGTCGAATGGCTTCAGGACTCGGACCCGGACCTTGCCATCCACCATTGCGTCGCCCTGGAGGACTCAGGGCCGGGTGTGGCGGCTGCCGTGGCGTCCGGCGTGGCGACCGTCGCCATCCCGCACATCGTCCCGCTTCCCGAGGATGACCGCTACACACTTTGGGACTCCCTGTCCGGCCGCTCGGTAACGGACCTTGAATCCCTGGTGCTCGCCGGTCCTGCCTCCAACGGGTTTGTCCCTGCGTCAGCACGTCCGCTGGGGATCTCCGGTGGCTGA